A genomic region of Deltaproteobacteria bacterium contains the following coding sequences:
- a CDS encoding PKD domain-containing protein: protein MKPKNLRLQRARRVLIYVLALLVMLAATPSAHAFNSILSSWRATYPNSASDENAAASGSACLLCHSPNSYSQFNAYGWELLLNGRDFMAIESLNSDGDPTGASNLDEIMANTQPGWTPGANNSINGGSVTNSALPPAGIAGSLDPPLANQPPTANANGPYNGTVGIPVAFSSAGSADPDGTIVAYDWNFGDGSIGTGPSPSHTYVNGGTFNVSLTVTDDAGGTGTAGTTATIALGNQPPIADPNGPYTGTSGVPVSFDGSGSIDPDGAIVSYDWDFGDGTAGTGMMPSHTYTMQGVQGTYNVTLTVTDDGGAIDSATTSVTINAANQAPTANPNGPYSGTVNVAVTFDGTGSTDPDGIVSSYAWDFGDGSTGMGPTPSHSYQAEGTYNVTLTVTDDGGLTGSAVTTATIGAAINEPPIANANGPYGGTVGLPLTFDSAGSHDPDGTLVAYDWNFGDGTTGTGPNPTHTYTTAGTYNVSLTVTDNNGAMDSSATTAIIGLGNQAPIANANGPYNGTVGNPLQLSSNGSSDPDGAITAYSWDFGDGTSGTGPNPTHTYTAAGTYNITLTVTDDSGAMDSNATSATIVPITSGADVFLTELWAPRSFKLEQGKKDSIEISALGNSTILQGATVRLQVTAPSAGLTVVVEEEAISEELDPDRHAEQFEFKADITCAKAGMYTLGWSATIEADQNSDLSNDNMTGETSVLCTDESSDDDDEHEEEDDDDDEEEEEEEDDDDDSEEHDD, encoded by the coding sequence ATGAAACCAAAAAATCTACGATTACAACGGGCACGCAGAGTGCTAATTTATGTGCTTGCATTACTGGTAATGCTTGCCGCAACGCCATCGGCTCATGCCTTTAACAGTATCCTCAGCAGCTGGCGGGCAACGTATCCTAATTCTGCTTCCGATGAGAATGCCGCAGCATCAGGATCCGCTTGTTTGCTCTGCCATTCTCCCAACAGTTACAGTCAATTCAATGCCTATGGATGGGAACTCTTATTGAACGGGCGTGATTTCATGGCTATCGAATCCTTGAATTCTGACGGTGACCCAACGGGTGCTTCAAACCTGGATGAGATTATGGCTAACACCCAGCCCGGCTGGACACCTGGCGCTAATAACTCAATCAACGGGGGAAGTGTTACAAACAGCGCTCTCCCACCTGCCGGCATCGCCGGCAGCCTTGATCCGCCGCTTGCAAATCAACCGCCAACGGCCAATGCCAATGGTCCCTATAATGGAACCGTAGGCATACCGGTGGCTTTTAGCAGCGCCGGTTCTGCAGATCCTGATGGAACCATTGTTGCCTATGACTGGAATTTCGGTGACGGCAGCATCGGTACAGGTCCTTCACCATCCCATACTTATGTTAACGGTGGCACATTCAATGTATCCCTGACAGTAACCGATGACGCCGGAGGCACCGGCACAGCCGGAACGACAGCCACTATTGCTCTGGGCAACCAGCCTCCAATAGCTGATCCCAATGGGCCCTATACGGGAACATCGGGAGTTCCGGTGTCATTCGATGGCAGTGGATCTATAGATCCTGACGGCGCCATTGTTTCCTATGACTGGGATTTCGGTGATGGAACTGCCGGCACAGGCATGATGCCAAGTCACACCTATACCATGCAGGGAGTGCAGGGAACCTACAACGTAACGCTGACCGTTACAGACGACGGTGGCGCTATAGATTCAGCCACCACCTCCGTCACTATTAATGCAGCCAATCAGGCGCCGACGGCAAACCCCAACGGCCCCTATTCGGGAACGGTTAATGTTGCAGTAACATTCGACGGTACCGGTTCCACAGATCCTGACGGAATCGTCAGCAGCTATGCATGGGACTTTGGTGACGGCAGTACCGGTATGGGTCCAACACCCAGCCACAGTTACCAGGCAGAGGGCACATACAACGTTACCCTGACAGTCACTGATGATGGTGGTCTCACCGGTTCGGCTGTAACTACCGCCACCATTGGCGCTGCAATCAACGAACCACCGATAGCCAATGCCAACGGTCCTTATGGCGGAACAGTCGGCCTGCCTCTTACCTTTGACAGCGCCGGTTCTCATGATCCCGACGGGACCCTTGTTGCCTATGATTGGAACTTTGGAGACGGGACCACAGGTACGGGGCCAAACCCGACTCACACCTACACTACAGCGGGAACCTACAATGTGAGCCTGACCGTAACAGACAACAATGGCGCCATGGACTCAAGCGCTACCACGGCAATCATCGGTTTGGGTAATCAGGCTCCCATCGCCAATGCCAACGGACCCTATAACGGTACCGTTGGTAATCCCCTTCAACTCAGCAGCAACGGATCATCAGATCCTGACGGCGCCATCACTGCCTATAGCTGGGACTTTGGCGACGGTACAAGCGGCACGGGGCCAAACCCGACTCACACCTACACTGCGGCAGGAACCTACAACATAACGCTGACGGTAACCGATGACAGCGGCGCCATGGATTCAAACGCAACGAGTGCGACCATCGTTCCAATTACCTCAGGCGCGGATGTATTTCTGACCGAGTTATGGGCGCCCCGGTCTTTCAAGCTGGAACAAGGCAAAAAAGACTCAATAGAGATCAGCGCGCTCGGCAACAGTACCATCCTTCAGGGTGCTACGGTCAGGCTGCAAGTGACAGCCCCATCGGCGGGACTAACTGTCGTCGTTGAAGAAGAAGCCATTAGCGAAGAGCTTGATCCCGATAGGCATGCTGAGCAGTTTGAGTTCAAAGCCGACATTACCTGTGCAAAAGCCGGAATGTACACACTGGGATGGAGCGCTACCATTGAAGCTGATCAGAACAGTGACTTAAGCAATGACAACATGACAGGAGAGACATCCGTACTCTGTACTGATGAATCAAGTGATGACGATGATGAGCATGAAGAAGAAGACGACGACGACGACGAAGAAGAAGAAGAAGAAGAAGATGATGATGATGATAGTGAAGAGCATGACGACTAG
- a CDS encoding response regulator transcription factor has protein sequence MDESKTKLLIACPSTLSFLGLSQLISRQKDFTIIKKTTTLKELFFFLNKEAPHIILISSLQLLEAGIDMITRIKDLRESAKIVIFDSTFTANQELMLVRDGVLGIIDADAEPEAFIGALKKVQRGKFWIKRELIRPLVDSFVDTKNSKITNSPIDGLTKRENEILSLIAAGHKNQEISSKLYISELTVKTHINNIYKKLGITSRMEAILYSKKNLELSSNALSID, from the coding sequence ATGGATGAATCAAAAACAAAACTGTTAATTGCCTGTCCTTCTACACTTTCTTTTCTAGGCCTCTCTCAACTGATTTCCCGTCAAAAAGATTTTACCATTATAAAAAAAACGACAACCTTGAAAGAGTTATTTTTCTTTCTGAATAAAGAAGCGCCTCATATCATTCTCATTTCCTCCCTGCAACTGCTTGAGGCGGGCATAGATATGATTACAAGGATAAAAGACCTCCGGGAAAGCGCAAAAATTGTGATATTTGACAGCACTTTCACAGCGAACCAGGAATTAATGCTCGTCAGGGACGGCGTTCTCGGCATAATAGACGCCGATGCTGAACCGGAGGCTTTCATCGGTGCACTAAAAAAAGTCCAAAGGGGAAAGTTCTGGATAAAAAGAGAATTGATCCGGCCATTAGTTGACTCTTTTGTAGATACAAAAAATTCGAAGATTACAAATAGCCCCATTGACGGCCTGACGAAAAGAGAGAATGAAATTCTTTCCCTCATTGCTGCGGGTCATAAAAACCAGGAAATTTCATCCAAACTTTACATTTCTGAATTGACCGTCAAGACGCATATCAACAATATCTATAAAAAACTGGGAATTACCAGCCGCATGGAAGCCATTCTTTACTCAAAAAAAAACTTAGAACTTTCTTCAAACGCCCTATCAATCGACTGA